A window of Massilia sp. NR 4-1 genomic DNA:
CGCTGCTCCGTGCCGGCCTTCCACCGCGGCGCCGAGTATTACCGCATCCGCCAGATGATGATCCGTGACGTGCGCCTGGTGTACGCGCCGTCCGACAAGATCGGCAACTACGGCGGCGACATCGACAACTACGAATGGCCGCGCCACACCGGCGACTACTCCTTCCTGCGCGCTTACGTGGGCAAGGACGGCCGCCCGGCCGACCCGTCGCCGGACAATGTGCCGTATAAATCCAAGGACTTCCTGGTGGTTTCCGCCGAAGGCCTGAAAAACGGCGATCCGATCCTGCTGGCCGGCTACCCGGGCCGTACCAGCCGCTACAAGCTGCCGTCGGAAATCCGCTATGCGCGCGACCTGAGCTACCCGGCCATGGTGGCCGAATACCAGGCCGACCTGGACACCATCGCCGCCGCCACCAAGGGCAACGAAGCGAACGTGGTGCGCTACGCCAGCGTGGCCAAGTCCATCAACAACCGCATGAAGAAAACCCAGGGCCTGCTGGATGGCTTCGCGCGCAAGGACATCGCCGCCATCAAGGATGTGCAGGACGCCGAATTCCGCGGCTGGTACAACCAGCAGCCTAACGTCTCCAAGACCATGCTGTCCGAACTGGACGCCGTGATCGCCGCCGACATGGCCCTGAATGACGAGGAATTCGCCTGGGGCATGGCGACCAACAGCGATCTGCTGAAGAGCGCCCGCACCCTGTACCGCCTGGCGCTGGAACGCCAGAAGCCGAACGAGCAGCGCAAGGCCGGCTACCAGGACCGCGACCTGAGCTTCATCAAGGCCCGCCTGACCCGTCTGGAACAATCGCTGGCGCTGCCGGTGGACCAGGCCCGCTTCGCCGGCGGCCTGCAACGCTACGCCAAGCTGGCGGCCAAGTCCCATCCGCAAGGCCTGGACGCGCTGCTGCCGGCCGTGGACGCCGTGCCGGCCCTGTACCAGAACTCGAAACTGGGCGACACCGCCCAGCGCCTGGCCCTGCTCGACAAGGATGCCGCCGCCTTCACCGGCTCCAGCGACGCCTTCGTGCAGCTGGTCGTGAAACTGCACGGCATCGACGAATCGCTGGAAAACCGCCGCAAGGAAGTGGACGGCAACCTGGAACGCATCATCCCGCAATACATGGGCGCCGTGATCGCGTGGAAGAAATCCCAGGGCAAGCCGGTCTACCCGGATGCCAACTCCACCCTGCGCGTGACCTACGGCACCGTGTCGCCCTACTCGCCGCGTGACGGCGTGACGAAAGGCCCGTTCACCACGGTGGAAGGCATCGTCGAGAAGCACACCGGCAAGGAGCCCTTCATCGCGCCGCAAAACCTGATCGACGCCGTCAAGGCCAAGCGCTACGGCCAGTTCAAGGATCCGGTCCTGGGCACCGTGCCGGTCAACTTCCTGACCAGCGCCGACACCACCGGCGGCAACTCCGGTTCGGCCGTGATGAACAAGCACGGCGAACTGATTGGCCTGAACTTCGACTCCACCTACGAGTCCATCACCAAGGACTGGTACTTCGACCGCGGCATCACCCGCGCCATCCACCTGGATGCGCGCTATATGCTGTGGGTGATGAAGGAAGTCGACCACGCCGACAACCTGCTGAAAGAAATGACGATCAAGTATCCAAAACACTGATCTGATTTGATTCGCATCGCAAAACGGGGCCGCGCGCCCCGTTTTGTTTTTTCGGCCCATGCGCGGACGGGCAAGGCAGGCTGCGCTATAATCCCCGGTCCTGCCAAGTCCCTGCCATGAACGAAACCCTTTCCCTGTTTGGCTTTGCCACCACGCCGCTTGAGCTGATTTCCTTTGTACTGTCGGTCGCCACGGTCTGGCTGAATATCCACCAGAAGCACTGGGCCTGGTTGTTCGCGATCGTCGCATCCGCCACTTATGGCGTGGTGTTCTTCAATTCTCGCCTGTATGGCGATATGGGCCTGCAGCTGGTCTTCATCAGCGTTTCGGTCTGGGGCTGGTATCAATGGCTGCATGGCGACGCCACGCACGAACAATTGCCGGTGACGGCCCTGAATGCGCACCAGCGCTGGCTGGCGGCTTCAAGCTGGCTGCTCGCCTTCGGCGTGCTGGCCTGGTTCCTCAAAACCTACACCGATACCGACGTCCCGAACTCCGATGGCTTCCTCACCGCCGGCAGCCTGGTGGGCCAGGTGCTGCTGTCGCGCAAAAAGCTGGAAAATTGGGTGGTCTGGATCGTGGTCGACATCCTCTACGTCGCGCTGTACGTGCACAAAGGCCTGATGTTGACGGCCGTCCTGTACGGCATGTTTGTGGTGATGGCCGCGATCGGCCTGCGCGCCTGGATGAAATCGGCGGCTGGCGAAGCGGCGGCGGCCGAGGCGGACCGCGATGCCATGGTGCTGAAATGAGGCAGCCGTTTCGTGTGGCGATCCTGGGCAGCGCATCGTCCGGCAAGACGACACTGGCCGCCGCATTGGCCGAAAAATATGGCGCCTTGTGGGTCCCGGAATACCTGCGCGAGTTTGTCGATACGCTCCAGCGCGTTCCGGTCGAATCGGACCAGATCCACATCGCCCGCACCCAGGTCGCACGCGAAGATGCCGCCGCCGCGCAAGGCGGCCGCTTCCTGTTCTGCGACACCACGCCGCTCATGACATCGGTCTACAGCCGCCATTACTTCGGCGGCATCGACGCCGAGCTCGAAGCGCTGACCGCCTCCCATCCTTACGACGTCACGCTGGTGTGCGCCGCCGACATCCCCTGGATCCCTGATGGCCTGCACCGCGAAAACCAGGACCTGAGCGGCACGATCAACGGCTATCTCAATGAAGAATTGGCGCGCCGCGCCATTCCCCACACCCGCATCCAGGGCCCCCTGGCCGAACGTCTGCAGCAAGTCGCCCGGCTGCTCGGCCAGTAGCACCGTGGGGCCGGACCCCACGGTGCGCATGCCCGCTTAGAAGTCGAACTGGGCCGACAGCTTGAAGGTGCGCTCGGCGCCGGGGAAGAGGTAGCCGCCCAGCTCCGGCGTCACGTCGCGCCAGTAGAACTTGTTGGTGACGTTATTGATCTGGGCGCGCAGCACGGTCTTGCTGCCGGCAATGCTGGTGGCCCAGGCAGCGCCCAGGTTCAACAGGTGGTAAGCGGGGACCATGACCTTGTTCTGGTCGTCGAAGGCCTTGTTGCCGGAGTATTGCCAGTTGGCGTTCAGCTTCAGGCCCGCCGCTTGCGGCACGGCGTATTCGGCGTACACGGTGGATTTGAACTTGGCGACATTCGGTACGCGCTTGCCATCCATGCCCGGCTGGCCGGTGCCTTCCTGGTGGGTGTTCAGCGCGGTGGCCGATGCTCCCAGCAGCAGATCCGGCGTCAGCTTGCCTTGGGCCGAGAATTCCACGCCGCGATGGCGCGCTTCGCCGCTGCGCACGAAGGTGCCGCCGGTGCCCAGCGTGTAGTCGGTGAATTCCAGGCCTTTGGTGATCTGGAAGACGGAGGCCGCCAGATTCAGGCCGCCAACATCGGCTTTCACGCCAGCTTCAAGCTGTTTGGATTTGCCGGGCGGGAGGGCCTGCTTCTCGTTGCTCGTGCCTTTGGGCGCGATGCTGCCCAGTTCCAGGCCTTGGGCGTAGGAGCCGTACACGGCCAGGCCCGCATTCGGGCTGAAGACCAGCGCCACATTCGGCAGCCAGAAGCCTTGGTCGATATCGTATTTCGCTTTCGCTTCATGGCGCTTGACCTGCACATGGCGCGCGCCGGTATGCAGTTTCAGCGTGTCGTTCAGGGCGATCACGTCCTGGGCGAAGAAGGAGCGCTGCTGGTCGTTGCGGCGTTCCGAGACCGGGCCGCTGCTCAGGCCCGTCGGTTGCAGAACCACCGGACGGTAGATATTGCTGGTGCCGACGCCTTCATAAATGTAGTCGCCCCAGTATTCGCTGTTCTTGAAGTAGGAATAGCCGGCGGTCAGCTCGTGGCGCAGCGTGCCGCTGGCGAATTTGCCCTGCACCATGGCTTGCATGGTCTGCGGTTTTTTCTTTTCGCCCAGGCTGACGTAGTCATACACGTCGAAATCGCCGTTGGCGCAGAAGCCGCTGTCCAGGCCTTCGCGGTAGCAGCCCAGCGGGAAGGCAGTGTAGTCGTCGCGCTTCAGCGTGTGGCGGTTGGCGCTGATTGTGGCGCTCCAGTCCTGGTTGAATTCGTACTGGAAGCGCAGGCCGATATTGCTGCTTTCCGTTTCCACCGGCTTGCTCCAGGGCTGATTGTTCAGCATATTGTCGGCGGCGACATTTGGCAGGGCGGTGCCGCCGATCAGCTGGAAGCCGGGCGCCGTCACCTGGGATTTTTTCTGGTAATCGGCGTCGATCTGCAGCAACGCTTGCGGCGTGATCTGCCAGTCGAAGGCACCGGAGACGAAGTTGCGATGGCCGTCCGCACCTTTGATATACGAACGCAGACGCTCGGCCGCCGCGTTGACGCGGTAGCCGAAGCGCTTGTCTTCGAAACGTCCGCCCAGATCGACGGAGCCGAACAGCGTGCCGCGCTCGCTGGCCTCCAGCGTGACGGAGCGCAGCGGCGCATTGGTCGGACGCTTGGTCACATAGTTGATGATGCCGCCCGGCGCCGCCACGCCGGCTTGCAGGCCGGCCAGGCCTTTGAGCACTTCCAGACGCTCCTTGTTCTCCAGCGGGATTTGCGTATCGCCGGAAATCGCCATGCCATCCTTGCGGTAGCTGTTCGCGTTATTCAGCTTGAAGCCGCGGATCGAAAACTGCTCCGCATAGCCGACCGCGTTATACGAATCGCTGATGCTGGCGTCGAACTTGGCCGCATCGGTGGTCGAGCGGATATTCAGATCCTGCATCTGCTCGCGCGACAGCACGCTGACGGACGCCGGCGTTTGCATCAGTGGCGTATCGGAGAAGCCGGCGACGGCCGCGCGCTCGCCGCTGCTACGGCTGGCGCTCACCACCACCTCGGTCATTTTCGCATCGCCCGATGGCGACTGCGCGAAAGCGGAAGGAGAAAAAGCCTGCGCCACAGCCAGCGCGAGGACGGAAACAGCAAAATTCGGAGTAGGCATATTGTGCTCTTGTAGTCGGCGGACGGCCAACGCAGGAGCACTCAAAGGAGGGAGACGACAACTTTGCGCTTTCCTTCGCTGGCATTATCCAGATCAGGTACGAAGGGTATCTCTCACCCGGAACAGCGTTCCAGGACCCCTAGCGAAGCCCGAAGCTTACCACAAGCCCTCCGTTTGCGCTAAATCCGCCAATGCCCAACCCTGGCGCCGGACGTCGCCGCCGCGGCGCCACGGCCGGACATCTGCTGAGCAGGATCAAAGGCTGAGGGTGAGGGCGGCGCGGGTGGCGGCGCTGCCGATGTCGTGGTGTTCGCCCAAGTGCACGGAGCCGGCGGCTTCGAGGGCGGCCACGACGGCATCGATGGCGCCGGCATCCAGACCGTAGCCGCTCAAACGCGAGGGGACGCCCATTTGTTCGAAGAAGCGGCGCGTGGCGTCAATCGCGGCGTCGATGCGGCTGTCTTCGCTGCCGTCGCGCAAGCCCCATACGCGCTCGGCGTATTGCAGCAGCTTGGCGCGCTTGGCTTCGCGCTTGACCTGCATGATGCCGGGCAGGACGATGGCCAGTGTCTGGGCGTGGTCGAGGCCATACAAGGCGGTCAGCTCGTGGCCGATCATATGGGTGGACCAGTCCTGCGGCACGCCGACACCGATCAAGCCGTTCAGGGCCATGGTGGCGCTCCACATCACATTGGCGCGCACCGCGAGATCGCCGGGACGCTCCAGGGCTTGCGGGCCTTCTTCGATCAGCGTCAGCAGCAGGCCTTCGGCATAGCGGTCCTGCACCGGCGCCTGGGCCGGATAGGTCAGGTACTGCTCCATGACGTGGACGAAGGCGTCGACCACGCCGTTGCCGACCTGGCGCGCGGGCAGGGTCAGGGTCTTGGCCGGGTCGAGCACGGAGAACACGGGATAGACGTGGCGGCTCATGAAGCCGCGTTTTTCCTGCGTGGCGTGGCGGGTGATGACGCTGGCGCTGTTCATCTCGGAACCGGTGGCGGGCAGGGTCAGCACGCTGCCGAAGGGCAGGGCGGCCTGGATCACTTTGCCGCCTTTGCTGAGGATGTCCCAGGCGTCGCCTTGATACAGGGCCGCCGCGGCGATGAATTTGGTGCCGTCGATGACGGAGCCGCCGCCTACGGCCAGCAGGAAGCCGGCCTGTTCGCGCCGCGCCAGCTCCACGGCCTGCATCAGGGTTTCGTAATGCGGATTCGGTTCGATGCCGCCGAATTCGAGCACGGTGTGGCCGGACAGCGCGGCCTTGACCTCCTCATACACGCCATTGCTCTTGATGCTGCCGCCACCGTAGAGCATCAGCACTTTGGCGCCTGCCGGCACCTGCTTGGCGAGGGCGGCGATCTGGCCCTGGCCGAAGAGGATGCGGGTGGGGTTGTGGAATTCGAAATTCTGCAATTGACAACTCTTTTCATTGAAACTGCGGACATTATCCCCGATCGCGCCGCATTTCGTGCGACGTCCATCCTTTTCAGCGGCTAGACTTGAGAAATCTGCGCCGTACGCCGACAATGCCTGTATTGATAAGGAGTCCGCCATGGCACAGGAAGAACTGATTGAGGAACGCGACTATCTGAACGCGCAAGTGATCGATATGCACCGCGCTTTGCGCTCCCTCGCCGAAAAGCTGGAGCAGCTGGACCTGCTTAACCAGCGCATCGAGGCTTGCACCGATCCGGAGCTGAAGCTGGTCATGGCCAGCCAGCGCGATGCCACCCGCAAGCATGTCGCCATGCTGCTGGAGTGGGTGCGCCGGCGCGATCCGAAACTGGATAAGGAAATGAAGGATGCGCTGTTCAAGGCGGGTCCGATTGCGGCGCAATACCATTATGAGTAAGGCCGCTGCTGTACTGAAAGGATGTGAATGAGATTGAAGCCCTACCGCGAAGGAAGCTGGTTTGCCGTGCCGCTCAGGCATGGCGGTTATGCCACGGGATTGGTAGCCCGCTTGTCGCCGCAAGGGAAAATCATGCTGGCCTACTTGTTCGGTCCGAAGCGGGAGGATGTTCCCGCGCTGGAGGAGGTGGCCAGCCTCACGGCCCAGGATGCGCTGAAAGCCATCCGCACCGGCGACGTGGCCCTGGCCAACGGCCGCTGGCCCGTGATCGGCGATGCCGAGGAGTGGCAGCGTGCCGACTGGCCGGTGCCGGTCTTCATCCGCCGCGCCGACGCCTTGAAACGGGCCTGGCGCGCCACCTATGCCGACGATCCGGCCCGGCCGGAGAAGGAAGTGTCGGTACCGTATGAAACCGAGGGCCTGGAAAGCGACTCCCTCTACGGCTACGGTTCGACCGAGCTGCTGCTGACTAAGCTGCTGGAGCCGCCGACCCTGGCGGCGTAGGCGGCAGGCGGCGGTGGCAGGTGGCGGCGCGCGTCAGCAGCAGGTCGCGTTCGCGCTCGTTCTGCGTCATGCCGGCGGCGCGCTCGAATTCGGCGCGTGCTTCGTCCAGCCTGCCCAGTTTGAACAGCAGGTCGCCGCGCACGCTGGGCAGCAGGTGGTAGTTGCGCAGCAGCGGTTCGTCGAGCAGGGTGTCGGCCACGGCCAGGCCTTCGGCCGGGCCGAACGCCATGGATACGGCCACCGCCCGGTTCAATTCCACCACCGGCGAGGAGGCCAGTTCGGACAAGGTGTGGTACAGGGCGGCGATGCGCAGCCATTCCGTGTCCTCGGCCTTGCGCGCCCGCGCGTGGCAGGCGGCGATTTCCGCCTGCAGCACATAGGGGCCGGCCGGACGTTGCAGGCGGGCGGCGCGTTCCAGCGCGGCCAGGCCGCGTCCTATCAGGAGCTGGTCCCAGCGTGAACGGTCCTGTTCCAGCAGCAGCACCGGGCGGCCGCGCGCGTCGCAGCGCGCCCGCAGGCGCGAGGACTGGATTTCCAGCAGGGCCGCCAGGCCATGCACTTCCGGTTCCTGCGGCGCCAGCCCGGCCAGGATGCGCGCCAGGCGCAGCGCTTCCTCGCACAGGGCGGGACGCATCCAGTCGGCGCCCGCGCTGGCCGAATAGCCTTCGTTGAAGATCAGGTAAATCACTTGCAGCACGGAGGACAGGCGTTCCTCCAGCTCCGCGCCGCGCGGCACTTCATACGGCACGCGCTTGTCGGCCAGGGTGCGTTTGGCGCGCACGATGCGCTGGGCGATGGTCGGCTCGGCCACCAGGAAGGCGCGCGCGATTTCCTCGGTGGACAGGCCGCCCAGCAGGCGCAGCGTGAGCGCCACCCGGCCTTCGGTCGGCAGCACCGGATGGCAGGAAATGAAGACCAGGCGCAGCAGGTCGTCGCCGATATTGTCGTCCAGCGTCTTTTCCAGATCGGGGGCGGCGTCCTGCAGCAAGCCCTCGATCTCGTAAGTCAGCTCGGCTTCCTTGTCCCGGGCCAGCTTGTGGTGGCGCAGATGGTCGAGGGCGCGGTTTTTGGCCACCGTCATGAGCCAGGCCGCCGCATTCTCCGGCATGCCTTTTTCGGGCCAGATTTCCAGCGCGCTGACCAGTGCGTCCTGGGCCATCTCCTCGGCCAGGCCGACGTCGCGCAGCATGCGCGTCAGCACGGCGATGATCCTGGCCGACTCGATGCGCCAGACCGCATCGAGCCGCTGGTGGATGGCCTGGTGCGTCGTCACTGGCGCACCACCTCGCGCAGCTCAATCTGGATATCGGGGCCGTTGGGGAAGGGGTAGTTGCGCACCCATTCATAGGCTTCTTCGCGGGTCGCCGTCTGGATCACCCAGTAGCCCGCGATCAGTTCCTTGATCTCGGTGAAGGGGCCGTCGATCACGGTATGGCGGCCGCTGCTGAACTTCACGCGCGCGCCTTGCTGCGCCGGCTTCAAGCCTTCGCCGGCCAGGATGACGCCGGCCCGCACGCCTTCCTCGTTACGCCGCATCATCAGGGCGATGTGCTCGGGGTCGACGCGCTCATCGCGCTCGTGCTTCTCGTTGGCCTTCAGCAGCACCATATACGGCGTGAGCTGGGGCGGCACATTGGCCTCGAAACCCAGGCAGCCGCTGCTGCAGCCGGTTTCGCGCACTTCCAGCGTGAACTCGCCCTCGTTGTCGGCCGTCGGCCAGTGTTTGGCCCATTCGATGGCCTCGGCCTGGTCATCGGCTTCGAT
This region includes:
- a CDS encoding RNA polymerase sigma factor codes for the protein MTTHQAIHQRLDAVWRIESARIIAVLTRMLRDVGLAEEMAQDALVSALEIWPEKGMPENAAAWLMTVAKNRALDHLRHHKLARDKEAELTYEIEGLLQDAAPDLEKTLDDNIGDDLLRLVFISCHPVLPTEGRVALTLRLLGGLSTEEIARAFLVAEPTIAQRIVRAKRTLADKRVPYEVPRGAELEERLSSVLQVIYLIFNEGYSASAGADWMRPALCEEALRLARILAGLAPQEPEVHGLAALLEIQSSRLRARCDARGRPVLLLEQDRSRWDQLLIGRGLAALERAARLQRPAGPYVLQAEIAACHARARKAEDTEWLRIAALYHTLSELASSPVVELNRAVAVSMAFGPAEGLAVADTLLDEPLLRNYHLLPSVRGDLLFKLGRLDEARAEFERAAGMTQNERERDLLLTRAATCHRRLPPTPPGSAAPAA
- a CDS encoding YciI family protein encodes the protein MHFMILRRADASTEQASFPPPGLTAALPDGKWLHSSERSARMKYNGSDWEIEQGPFPHAHEMVAGFTVIEADDQAEAIEWAKHWPTADNEGEFTLEVRETGCSSGCLGFEANVPPQLTPYMVLLKANEKHERDERVDPEHIALMMRRNEEGVRAGVILAGEGLKPAQQGARVKFSSGRHTVIDGPFTEIKELIAGYWVIQTATREEAYEWVRNYPFPNGPDIQIELREVVRQ
- a CDS encoding Imm26 family immunity protein, which codes for MRLKPYREGSWFAVPLRHGGYATGLVARLSPQGKIMLAYLFGPKREDVPALEEVASLTAQDALKAIRTGDVALANGRWPVIGDAEEWQRADWPVPVFIRRADALKRAWRATYADDPARPEKEVSVPYETEGLESDSLYGYGSTELLLTKLLEPPTLAA
- a CDS encoding TonB-dependent siderophore receptor; its protein translation is MPTPNFAVSVLALAVAQAFSPSAFAQSPSGDAKMTEVVVSASRSSGERAAVAGFSDTPLMQTPASVSVLSREQMQDLNIRSTTDAAKFDASISDSYNAVGYAEQFSIRGFKLNNANSYRKDGMAISGDTQIPLENKERLEVLKGLAGLQAGVAAPGGIINYVTKRPTNAPLRSVTLEASERGTLFGSVDLGGRFEDKRFGYRVNAAAERLRSYIKGADGHRNFVSGAFDWQITPQALLQIDADYQKKSQVTAPGFQLIGGTALPNVAADNMLNNQPWSKPVETESSNIGLRFQYEFNQDWSATISANRHTLKRDDYTAFPLGCYREGLDSGFCANGDFDVYDYVSLGEKKKPQTMQAMVQGKFASGTLRHELTAGYSYFKNSEYWGDYIYEGVGTSNIYRPVVLQPTGLSSGPVSERRNDQQRSFFAQDVIALNDTLKLHTGARHVQVKRHEAKAKYDIDQGFWLPNVALVFSPNAGLAVYGSYAQGLELGSIAPKGTSNEKQALPPGKSKQLEAGVKADVGGLNLAASVFQITKGLEFTDYTLGTGGTFVRSGEARHRGVEFSAQGKLTPDLLLGASATALNTHQEGTGQPGMDGKRVPNVAKFKSTVYAEYAVPQAAGLKLNANWQYSGNKAFDDQNKVMVPAYHLLNLGAAWATSIAGSKTVLRAQINNVTNKFYWRDVTPELGGYLFPGAERTFKLSAQFDF
- the pnuC gene encoding nicotinamide riboside transporter PnuC, giving the protein MNETLSLFGFATTPLELISFVLSVATVWLNIHQKHWAWLFAIVASATYGVVFFNSRLYGDMGLQLVFISVSVWGWYQWLHGDATHEQLPVTALNAHQRWLAASSWLLAFGVLAWFLKTYTDTDVPNSDGFLTAGSLVGQVLLSRKKLENWVVWIVVDILYVALYVHKGLMLTAVLYGMFVVMAAIGLRAWMKSAAGEAAAAEADRDAMVLK
- a CDS encoding S46 family peptidase; protein product: MYKLLVLPAALLGVFASAHADEGQWQPHQLPQLKSELKRIGIAIPAEKLADLSKHPMSAIVSLDGCSASFVSPEGLVVTNHHCAYGAIQRNSTAEKNYISNGFLAKTRAEELPAGPNSLVYVTDKVENVTERVLKGLDKLTGRARHEAVQDSIKKLIAECESDKIYRCSVPAFHRGAEYYRIRQMMIRDVRLVYAPSDKIGNYGGDIDNYEWPRHTGDYSFLRAYVGKDGRPADPSPDNVPYKSKDFLVVSAEGLKNGDPILLAGYPGRTSRYKLPSEIRYARDLSYPAMVAEYQADLDTIAAATKGNEANVVRYASVAKSINNRMKKTQGLLDGFARKDIAAIKDVQDAEFRGWYNQQPNVSKTMLSELDAVIAADMALNDEEFAWGMATNSDLLKSARTLYRLALERQKPNEQRKAGYQDRDLSFIKARLTRLEQSLALPVDQARFAGGLQRYAKLAAKSHPQGLDALLPAVDAVPALYQNSKLGDTAQRLALLDKDAAAFTGSSDAFVQLVVKLHGIDESLENRRKEVDGNLERIIPQYMGAVIAWKKSQGKPVYPDANSTLRVTYGTVSPYSPRDGVTKGPFTTVEGIVEKHTGKEPFIAPQNLIDAVKAKRYGQFKDPVLGTVPVNFLTSADTTGGNSGSAVMNKHGELIGLNFDSTYESITKDWYFDRGITRAIHLDARYMLWVMKEVDHADNLLKEMTIKYPKH
- a CDS encoding AAA family ATPase; translated protein: MRQPFRVAILGSASSGKTTLAAALAEKYGALWVPEYLREFVDTLQRVPVESDQIHIARTQVAREDAAAAQGGRFLFCDTTPLMTSVYSRHYFGGIDAELEALTASHPYDVTLVCAADIPWIPDGLHRENQDLSGTINGYLNEELARRAIPHTRIQGPLAERLQQVARLLGQ
- a CDS encoding iron-containing alcohol dehydrogenase; amino-acid sequence: MQNFEFHNPTRILFGQGQIAALAKQVPAGAKVLMLYGGGSIKSNGVYEEVKAALSGHTVLEFGGIEPNPHYETLMQAVELARREQAGFLLAVGGGSVIDGTKFIAAAALYQGDAWDILSKGGKVIQAALPFGSVLTLPATGSEMNSASVITRHATQEKRGFMSRHVYPVFSVLDPAKTLTLPARQVGNGVVDAFVHVMEQYLTYPAQAPVQDRYAEGLLLTLIEEGPQALERPGDLAVRANVMWSATMALNGLIGVGVPQDWSTHMIGHELTALYGLDHAQTLAIVLPGIMQVKREAKRAKLLQYAERVWGLRDGSEDSRIDAAIDATRRFFEQMGVPSRLSGYGLDAGAIDAVVAALEAAGSVHLGEHHDIGSAATRAALTLSL